GAGCCTTCAAGCGCTCGGTTGTGCCGCTATCCAGCGTATTGGTGAGGTCGATCACCCGCTGGTCGAGGGCGACTTTGATCGGCGAAGTGTCCGCCTGGGCGCTGGCCAACAGACTGATAAATACCAGGGCCAGCAGACTCAAGACGGATTGGCGCAAAAACAGCCGCATGCTTTGTTACCTGAAGTGTCTTCGAGGAGGCGTCGACTGTACCTTATAGACGTATAACGCGTGACCCCACGCTCGCGACTATCTAAACTGCCCACACATATAGCAATACGCCATAACTGAGAACCCCATGAACCTAAAGCACCGCAACAACGTCAGTGTGATGGGCAACGGCACGGCGACTTTGGTGTTCTCCCACGGTTTTGGCTGTAACCAGGCCATGTGGAATTATCTGGCGCCGCACTTTGCCGAGCGTTTTCGCGTCGTGATGTATGACTTGGTGGGCGCCGGCCTGTCGGACCTCAGCGCATTCGACAAGAGCAAATATGCTGCGTTGGATGGCTACGCCCGTGACTTGAACGAGATTATCGACGCTTTCGCCAGCGGCCCGGTGATCCTGGTCAGCCATTCGGTCAGCGCGATGATCGCCACCCTGGCCGACCGCCTGGCCCCAGGCCGCATCGCCGCCCATGTCATGATCGGCCCTTCGCCGCGCTACATCGATGACGCGGGCTATGTCGGTGGTTTCAAGCGCAGCGATATCGATGACCTGCTCGACACCCTCGACAGCAATTACCTCGGCTGGTCCAGCACCATGGCCCCGGTGATCATGGGCGCGCCAGGGCAACCGGCGTTGAGTGCCGAACTGAGCGACAGTTTCTGCCGCACAGAACCGGATATCGCCAAGCAATTTGCGCGGGTGACCTTTATGTCGGATAACCGTAAAGACGTGATCGGCTTGACCACGCCTGTGTTGATCCTGCAATCCCGTGACGACCTGATTGCGCCAGTGGCGGTGGGCGAGTACTTGCACAGCGTGCTGCCCAACAGCACCTATTGCCTGGTCGATAACGTCGGCCATTGCCCGCATATGAGCGCACCTCTGGCCTGCACGATGGCGATGGACAACTTCCTGGCGCCGTGGGCTGTGGCCCATGTCGGCTGACCTGTTCGACAGCGCCGCCTGTGCCCTGGCCGTCACGGCCGAAAACGGCACGATCCTGCGCGCCAACGCCATGTTCGGCGAATGGCTGGGGCTGAGCAGCGCCGAGCTGTGCGGGCGGCGCTTCCAGGATTTGCTGACAATGGGCGGACGAATATTCCACCAGACCCACCTGGCGCCGATGCTGCGCATGCGCGGCAGCGTGAGCGAAGTCAAACTCGACCTGGTGCACCACGACGGGCAGAAAGTGACCGTGCTGCTCAACGCCAGCGCCCGCGAACAGGCCGGCGCGGTCGTGCATGACCTGGCGTTGTTCGGTACCACCGACCGCGACAAGTACGAGCGCGAGCTGCTCAATGCCCGCAAGCTTGCCGAAGCCTTGTTGCAGGAACGAACCAGCACCGAATTGGCGCTGCAACAGGCCCAGGCCGAGCTGAGCGAAGCCTACGCCATTGCCCAGCGCCGCGCGTTGTTTGCCGAGCAAATGGTGGCGATCGTCAGCCATGACCTGAAAAACCCGCTGACCGCCATCCGCATGGCCACGGACATGCTCGCGCGCAACGAACGCACGCCCAAGGAGCGCCAGTTGTTGGGCCATATCGGCCAGTCCTCCGAGCGCGCCCAGCGCATGATTGCCGACCTGCTGGATTTCACCCAGGCCCGGGTTGGCCACGGGATCAGCATCAAGACTACACCCCTGGACTTG
The window above is part of the Pseudomonas sp. KBS0710 genome. Proteins encoded here:
- a CDS encoding PAS domain-containing sensor histidine kinase, giving the protein MSADLFDSAACALAVTAENGTILRANAMFGEWLGLSSAELCGRRFQDLLTMGGRIFHQTHLAPMLRMRGSVSEVKLDLVHHDGQKVTVLLNASAREQAGAVVHDLALFGTTDRDKYERELLNARKLAEALLQERTSTELALQQAQAELSEAYAIAQRRALFAEQMVAIVSHDLKNPLTAIRMATDMLARNERTPKERQLLGHIGQSSERAQRMIADLLDFTQARVGHGISIKTTPLDLHSVIQHAVDELRMAFPKATLKHQAEGIGQACLDADRVQQIIGNLVANSVAYGDLLLPITITSRLGEGGCEVAVHNHGAAIPQTLIAGLFEPMTRGTDQGSEVRSVGLGLYIVRELAKAHGGDVAVNSCATEGTTFTVTL
- a CDS encoding alpha/beta fold hydrolase — encoded protein: MNLKHRNNVSVMGNGTATLVFSHGFGCNQAMWNYLAPHFAERFRVVMYDLVGAGLSDLSAFDKSKYAALDGYARDLNEIIDAFASGPVILVSHSVSAMIATLADRLAPGRIAAHVMIGPSPRYIDDAGYVGGFKRSDIDDLLDTLDSNYLGWSSTMAPVIMGAPGQPALSAELSDSFCRTEPDIAKQFARVTFMSDNRKDVIGLTTPVLILQSRDDLIAPVAVGEYLHSVLPNSTYCLVDNVGHCPHMSAPLACTMAMDNFLAPWAVAHVG